Genomic segment of Paenibacillus polymyxa:
TGATCTGTTTGGCATTCATTTTCCCAACCCGATTGGACTGGCTGCAGGACTGGATAAAAATGCAGAAGCGGTTACTGGTTTTTCTTCCATCGGGTTTGGATTTATGGAAGTGGGAACGGTGACACCTGTGGGACAGCCCGGCAATGATCGGCCCCGGTTGTTCCGACTGCCTCCCGATGAGGCGTTAGTCAATCGGATGGGCTTTAACAATCTGGGTGCTGAGAGCATGGCCAAACGTCTGGCTGCACTCAAACATCGACCTGTTCCGGTCGCAGTTAATATCGGCAAAAATAAAATCACGCCCAATGAGGATGCTCATAAGGACTATGAAAAGTGTATTTCCGCACTGTATCCGTATGCGGACTTCTTTGTAGTGAATATTAGCTCGCCGAATACGCCGGATTTACGAAAGCTCCAGCATGGTAATGAACTGAAGTCGCTATTGGAAGCGGTTCGGGCAGAGATGGGAGTTCAGGCGAAAAAGTATGGCAATGCCAAGTCTGTACTGGTTAAAATTGCGCCAGATGTATCGGATGAGGAATTGGAATATATGACAGATGCGATTGCTGCCAGTGGAGTAGACGGCATTATTGCGACCAATACAACAATATCCAGAGCTGGTCTGACGCACCGAAATGCGAGTGAAACAGGAGGGCTGAGTGGTAAGCCGCTGCGTGACCGTTCCACAGAGGTCATCGGACGGGTGTACCGCCAGACGGAAGGTAAGCTGCCTATTATCGGATCAGGCGGCATCTTCACGAGTCGTGATGCCTATGACAAAATTAAAGCAGGCGCAAGCCTGATTGAAATTTATACAGCATTGATCTACGAAGGGCCGGAAGTAAATAGGGCTATACATGCTGGCCTGCGTGAGCTGCTTCGAAAGGACGGCTTTAGACACATTACCGAGGCTGTTG
This window contains:
- a CDS encoding quinone-dependent dihydroorotate dehydrogenase; this encodes MLYRRIAKPVFFKMSPETAHHVVIDGLKHAGSFPGGAATLRGMYGVKETEDLAVDLFGIHFPNPIGLAAGLDKNAEAVTGFSSIGFGFMEVGTVTPVGQPGNDRPRLFRLPPDEALVNRMGFNNLGAESMAKRLAALKHRPVPVAVNIGKNKITPNEDAHKDYEKCISALYPYADFFVVNISSPNTPDLRKLQHGNELKSLLEAVRAEMGVQAKKYGNAKSVLVKIAPDVSDEELEYMTDAIAASGVDGIIATNTTISRAGLTHRNASETGGLSGKPLRDRSTEVIGRVYRQTEGKLPIIGSGGIFTSRDAYDKIKAGASLIEIYTALIYEGPEVNRAIHAGLRELLRKDGFRHITEAVGADHR